One Natronomonas gomsonensis genomic window, CCGTCCGAACGCGGTCGATGTCCGTGGTTTTGAACTCCCGATACACGTCCGAGAACCGCATTCCGATACCCGTCAGGTCGGCGGGACCGGAGACGGGCAACACACGAGCGGGCACGTCCGGGTCGTCGTCGTCGCCGACGCAGTCGAGAATCGCGGTTCGGTCGTCTCGAACGTCGATGCCGAATCGCTGGCAGTCCTCAGCCATCCGGGAGGCGCGCTGGTTCGTCGTGACGATGATAGCGCCCTCGTCGTACTCACCCGCGAGCATCTGCATACCGAGACTCCGGGAGCCGTCGTGGGTCGGACCGGAGACGAGCACGCTGGTACCCGGTCGAATATCGTCCAGCGGCAAGTCGGTGAACCGGTAGTCGTCACTCATCGCGCTCACCTCCGGAGTCGCGGAGCCGTCGACGCAACACCAGTTGCTCCATCGCCTCGTCGGCCAGAAGCGACAGCAGTTCGCGCTCGCGTTCGGAGACCGTTCGCGGGTCGTCGCCGTACACACAGAACGTCCCGATGGTGTGTCCTTCAGGCGTCGTGATGGGCGCGCTCGCGTAAAATCGGATGTCGGCGGCTTGTAGCCCCTCGTTGTCCTCGAACCGTGGGTCCTCGCTGGTGTCCTCGATGACGGTCACCCCCTCGTCGA contains:
- a CDS encoding RAD55 family ATPase translates to MSDDYRFTDLPLDDIRPGTSVLVSGPTHDGSRSLGMQMLAGEYDEGAIIVTTNQRASRMAEDCQRFGIDVRDDRTAILDCVGDDDDPDVPARVLPVSGPADLTGIGMRFSDVYREFKTTDIDRVRTGLCSVSTLLSFGDLRTVSRFVHTLVGRIDKVDGLGVFVVDPTGHDERAINTLAQFCSGQIKVRDRDGSAELRTRGLSDQPREWTPFDAFP